The following proteins come from a genomic window of Artemia franciscana unplaced genomic scaffold, ASM3288406v1 PGA_scaffold_287, whole genome shotgun sequence:
- the LOC136041556 gene encoding uncharacterized protein LOC136041556 produces the protein MYAKIESERLLYIRLNQTKLSSKQYIPLRDAFINDGNTTNVGRLTILPSSYAGSLRQMHEYAEDAIAYVHLYGRPDLFISFTCNQSWGQDTAHFTSRTIGGS, from the coding sequence atgtatgctaaaattgaatcagaacgtttgctatatatccgcctgaatcagaccaagctcagCTCTAAACAATACATTCCTTTGCGAGATGCttttataaatgacggtaataccacaaacgttggaagattaacaattttaccttcgtcatatgctggcagtctcCGTCAAATGCATGAATATGCtgaagatgctattgcgtatgttcatctctatggtcgtccagatttatttatttcatttacatgtaatcaatcttgggggCAAGATACAGCAcattttacttcaaggacaattggcggttcatag